A stretch of DNA from Paenibacillus albus:
CCATTCCATAGAGGATCTTCAAGGAAAGACATTCGCCTTCGTTGATCCAGGCTCTACCTCCGGATTCGTAATTCCGTACTCCTTATTCAACAGCCGACACATCGATATGACCCGTTATTTTGCGAAGACGGTGTACTCCGGATCCCACGATGCGGTGCTATTGGATGTGATGTCGAAGAAAGTGGATGCAGGGGCAATGGAGGATTTAACTTTAAAGAAGAACATCGAAGCGGGCAAGTACAAGGAACAGGATATTCGCGTTATCTGGCAGTCGAATGAAATCCCCGGTTCTCCATTCGTGGCAAGAGCGGATCTATCTGACAGAGCAAAGAAGAAGTTTAAGACGGCCATGTTAACGATCCATGAGAAGTCACCTGACTCCATTCGAGTCTTAGATGCCAAGATCGAGAAATACGTGGAAGTCCAAGACAGCCAATACAATGAAATCAGCAACATATCGAACGTTCTTGGGAAGCAATTCATTTTAGACAATTTCTTGAAAAAGAAATGAACGCTAATCAAGCACAAAGGGGTTTCATACTTTGAAATGGAATAGCATCAAGTTCATGGCCACTGCTTTAATTCTAAGCCTTGGCCTGGCGGTGATCCTCACTTTCGGGTACACTTCCTTTAAAAATACGAAGTCGAACTTTAAGCAGTCCTATTTTAAGGAATCGCAGCTCAAGCTGGAGCAAGCACAATTGCAGTTTGAGAATCTGATCCGCAATGCCAATCAGTTCCTCGCTCAATTCTCCCAGACGAACGACACGATGAGTGCGGCAACAACGAAGGACCCGTCACGCTTGAACTCTCTTCTCCAAACGGTGCAGCAGACGATCCTTAACAGTAGTTCGGTGAAGCTCGGATTAGCGAACGGAATGTTGTACAGCGGGCCTTCCGTAAAGATGCCGTCTAGCTACGACCCCAGAGAGCAAGTCTGGTATGTGGTAGGTAAACACTCTGAAACGAAGCCAGTTTGGACCGATCCCTATTTGGACTACGTTAATCAGAAAATCATCATTACGGCATCGCGTACGGTGTGGTCCCCTAGCGGAGAGCCTGTTGGTGTGCTCGCGGTTGATTTTGACCTATCGTCAATAAGCGGGTATATCGGCGGCTCCAAAATCGGGAACAAAGGCTTTATCATGCTTCTAAGCCCGAGCGGCACTATTCTGGCGGATACGGATAATTTTGCGATCGGGGAGAAGCCTTTCGGTAATCAGTTTGATGCGTTTGCGAGTACGGCTCAAGGGGAACCGGTCGAGTATAGCTTCAAGGGCAAGCTGTACTATATTAAATTGAATCTTGTCCGCGAGAATGGCATGGCGGTTGTAACTGGCGTCAGCAAGACGGAAATCAATGAGGATGCTTGGACCGTACTCTATCCCGTCTTCATTATCGGATTCATCTGTCTGGCGTTATTCGGCTTGGTTACTTATTACTTCGTGCTTAGAGGGATTGCCCCGCTGCAACGCTTGGTTAGCTTGATGAAATCGGTTGAACATGGCGATTATAGCGTGCATGCAACGATACGAACCTATAACGAAATTCGCAGCCTCTCCCAAAGTTTTAATTTAATGACAGAAGGAATCAGGAAGCGGGATGAAGAGTTAAGCGCATCGAACGATAAAATATACCGGCTTGCCTATTTCGACTCTTTGACGGGATTGCTCAATCGCCGCCATTTGCTGGAGACTACCGCAGACGCTTTATCAGGGAATCCCGATTTAGGAATTGCGGTCATCTATGTGGACTTGGACAATTTCAAAACCATTAACGATACGCTTGGTCATTCCGCAGGAGATTACGTTCTAGTCGAGGTAGCCTCGCGCTTGGAAGCCATCGCTTACCCCGACAAATATGCTTCGCGCATCGGCGGCGATGAATTCGTCTTAGTGCTGCACAACGTGGAAAACAGGACAATGGTGGAGGAGGCGCTGCAGCAGTTTATCTGTTCCATCGAACTCCCGCTCAATTATCGGGACCAGGTTTGCAATGTTTCTGCTTCGAT
This window harbors:
- a CDS encoding phosphate/phosphite/phosphonate ABC transporter substrate-binding protein: MRRGVVIFVCIAVILCAAYFIRQGGESDHLTIGLVPSGDPETMKKNFEPVRAYLEQETGYKVVTTIPKDYAGLIEAMKNKEVDIGWFGAFSYIAAKSEMELEPLVIQYRKGSGITYRSLIITKQDSQIHSIEDLQGKTFAFVDPGSTSGFVIPYSLFNSRHIDMTRYFAKTVYSGSHDAVLLDVMSKKVDAGAMEDLTLKKNIEAGKYKEQDIRVIWQSNEIPGSPFVARADLSDRAKKKFKTAMLTIHEKSPDSIRVLDAKIEKYVEVQDSQYNEISNISNVLGKQFILDNFLKKK
- a CDS encoding bifunctional diguanylate cyclase/phosphodiesterase, with the translated sequence MKWNSIKFMATALILSLGLAVILTFGYTSFKNTKSNFKQSYFKESQLKLEQAQLQFENLIRNANQFLAQFSQTNDTMSAATTKDPSRLNSLLQTVQQTILNSSSVKLGLANGMLYSGPSVKMPSSYDPREQVWYVVGKHSETKPVWTDPYLDYVNQKIIITASRTVWSPSGEPVGVLAVDFDLSSISGYIGGSKIGNKGFIMLLSPSGTILADTDNFAIGEKPFGNQFDAFASTAQGEPVEYSFKGKLYYIKLNLVRENGMAVVTGVSKTEINEDAWTVLYPVFIIGFICLALFGLVTYYFVLRGIAPLQRLVSLMKSVEHGDYSVHATIRTYNEIRSLSQSFNLMTEGIRKRDEELSASNDKIYRLAYFDSLTGLLNRRHLLETTADALSGNPDLGIAVIYVDLDNFKTINDTLGHSAGDYVLVEVASRLEAIAYPDKYASRIGGDEFVLVLHNVENRTMVEEALQQFICSIELPLNYRDQVCNVSASIGVSFYPEHGVTIEELLQKADMAMYQSKAKGKNQYCMFDKSIQLQITEKAYMERSIKEALRNKQFELYYQPIYDCSEGCITSVETLLRCHSPALSGIPTQTIIETAEQTGLIVPLDKWVLEEACRFASKLNAHRSRGIRVTVNVSANDIAQQGFVKQVEDALNRNQLKPDWLGLELTETVLINSFEGSRSKLEAIKEIGVSIYLDDFGTGYSSLHYLKLLPIDYVKIDKSFVNSMLQSERDGLFMKTLVELTHTIDLKVVAEGVETAEQESMLLHYQCDMLQGYHIGRPRNEEDTLRYLLNGANHQDAFKPIISIINH